From Sulfuracidifex tepidarius, one genomic window encodes:
- a CDS encoding phosphoribosylformylglycinamidine synthase subunit PurS, producing the protein MICNVELIIKTKTEVRDPEGESIKMYAVNKVDSNVADVRAGKYLLFKLEADTCENALNRVKEIAEKARLYNPIIQEIQVRLS; encoded by the coding sequence TTGATCTGTAACGTGGAGCTTATAATTAAGACTAAGACGGAGGTCAGGGATCCCGAGGGAGAGAGCATAAAGATGTATGCCGTAAATAAGGTGGACAGTAACGTAGCAGATGTCAGGGCCGGAAAGTACCTCCTTTTCAAGTTAGAGGCTGACACATGCGAGAACGCTTTAAACAGGGTAAAGGAGATAGCAGAGAAGGCCAGGCTTTACAATCCAATTATTCAAGAAATTCAAGTGAGACTATCATGA
- the purL gene encoding phosphoribosylformylglycinamidine synthase subunit PurL, whose amino-acid sequence MTLFEEEKKIAREKLDREPSEAEWKVLDAVWSEHCSYKSSKFFLHSLPSTGENVVMSVEDWQDAGAVDIGGGYALVLKVESHNHPSAIDPFNGAATGVGGIIRDIISKGAKPIALLDMIRVGELNKERNRWLLKNIIRGIGFYGNSVGVPVVGGEIGFDETYNDNPLVDVACVGIVKKDRIVPSVVKRPGLKLVLTGLTGIDGLGGASFASRRLSGEDEIGAVQIADPFAGKITIDSTLEISGKAEAIKDLGGGGLAVAVTEMANGLGARVYLDRVPLRVKEMSPEDIMISETQERMLFAVKPELVDEICEPFTRDKYPCTVIGETTGDGVIRFIYEGKEVVSLKSELLLSPSRFVWDFSSSYRTFNMEFPALTQEAIKKVISHPDLVSKEWAFSQFDYEVGTSTIIKPGEADGAVVSLPNGKYLAVKADANPDLCQHDPYECGKMIFAESYRNLATIGGKGIVAVDHLQFGDPRKPEVYGAFIDSIRGISEASRVFNVPIVGGKVSFYNENKEGKPIKHTPMIVMAGILEHEPIRPKVKAGMSIVHLGIARGEMGGTLASKVLGIDGVPQKARLHEDLLASEIVMNGKEPFIKDVSRGGLMASLFPVIVKGLGIKVNLDSIRSDVKSDFVKVFSEGSGRFIVITNNPREIIEKGREKGIIAQEIGLVTDESFTLDIGKKVDLMKEVRNYENYLEEMLNVP is encoded by the coding sequence TTGACTCTCTTTGAGGAAGAGAAGAAAATAGCCAGGGAAAAGCTGGACCGTGAACCGTCTGAGGCAGAGTGGAAAGTTTTGGACGCGGTTTGGTCAGAACATTGCTCTTACAAGTCCTCAAAGTTCTTCCTCCACAGTTTGCCGAGCACTGGAGAAAACGTGGTGATGAGTGTAGAGGACTGGCAGGACGCTGGAGCAGTAGACATAGGGGGAGGATACGCTCTAGTCCTCAAGGTGGAGAGCCACAACCATCCTTCGGCGATAGACCCTTTCAACGGTGCCGCGACGGGAGTGGGAGGGATAATCAGAGACATAATAAGCAAGGGAGCTAAACCCATAGCTCTTCTGGACATGATCAGGGTGGGAGAGCTCAATAAGGAAAGGAACAGGTGGTTGCTCAAGAACATAATCAGGGGAATAGGGTTCTACGGTAACAGCGTTGGGGTCCCCGTAGTCGGAGGAGAGATAGGCTTCGACGAAACCTATAACGATAATCCTCTTGTAGACGTCGCTTGCGTGGGCATAGTTAAGAAAGACAGGATTGTTCCAAGCGTCGTGAAGCGACCTGGTTTGAAGCTAGTCCTCACCGGGTTGACCGGTATTGACGGTTTGGGAGGAGCGTCCTTCGCGTCAAGGAGGTTAAGCGGAGAGGATGAAATAGGTGCAGTTCAAATAGCTGATCCTTTCGCCGGGAAAATTACCATCGATTCGACCCTCGAGATATCAGGTAAAGCGGAGGCCATAAAGGACCTAGGAGGGGGAGGTCTTGCTGTTGCAGTAACTGAGATGGCTAACGGTCTTGGAGCTAGGGTTTATCTGGACAGAGTTCCTCTCAGGGTGAAAGAAATGAGCCCTGAGGACATCATGATATCAGAAACTCAGGAGAGGATGCTCTTCGCAGTTAAGCCCGAACTTGTAGACGAGATATGTGAGCCATTCACACGTGATAAGTACCCATGTACGGTTATAGGAGAGACCACAGGGGACGGAGTAATAAGGTTCATATACGAAGGCAAGGAAGTTGTGTCTTTGAAGAGTGAACTCCTGTTATCGCCTTCTAGATTCGTATGGGACTTCTCGTCCAGCTATAGGACATTTAACATGGAATTCCCTGCTCTTACACAGGAAGCGATAAAGAAAGTCATTTCTCATCCTGACCTTGTAAGCAAGGAGTGGGCTTTCTCCCAATTCGATTATGAGGTAGGCACATCCACAATCATTAAGCCGGGGGAAGCGGACGGCGCGGTAGTTTCTCTCCCTAACGGGAAATATCTCGCCGTCAAGGCTGACGCCAACCCGGACTTGTGTCAACATGACCCTTACGAATGCGGTAAAATGATATTTGCGGAGTCCTATCGGAATCTGGCTACCATCGGAGGGAAGGGTATAGTTGCCGTGGATCACTTACAGTTCGGAGATCCCAGGAAGCCTGAAGTTTATGGAGCTTTCATAGACTCCATCAGGGGGATATCCGAGGCATCTAGAGTGTTCAACGTACCGATAGTTGGAGGAAAGGTATCTTTCTATAATGAGAATAAGGAAGGTAAACCGATAAAGCATACGCCTATGATCGTGATGGCTGGAATCCTAGAACACGAACCGATCAGACCTAAGGTTAAAGCAGGAATGAGCATAGTTCATTTGGGGATAGCTAGGGGAGAAATGGGAGGCACTTTGGCATCTAAGGTTTTAGGTATAGATGGCGTACCTCAGAAAGCTAGACTTCATGAGGACTTACTAGCTTCAGAGATAGTGATGAACGGCAAAGAGCCCTTCATAAAGGACGTTTCTAGAGGAGGGCTGATGGCTTCGTTGTTTCCCGTGATAGTTAAAGGCCTTGGAATTAAGGTCAACCTCGATTCAATACGTTCTGACGTTAAAAGCGACTTCGTTAAGGTCTTCTCCGAGGGAAGCGGTAGATTCATTGTAATTACTAACAACCCGAGGGAGATCATCGAAAAGGGAAGGGAGAAGGGAATCATAGCCCAGGAAATAGGTCTCGTGACCGATGAGTCTTTCACCTTGGACATAGGGAAGAAGGTGGACCTAATGAAGGAAGTTAGAAACTACGAGAATTACTTGGAGGAGATGCTGAATGTTCCTTAA
- the purD gene encoding phosphoribosylamine--glycine ligase: protein MKILVVGDGARENALAKSLSSHKVFALSSYINPGIKEVVDSTQGEYFLGEITPEEVRKIISRINPDMGVIGPEDPLFRGVSDEFRKEGIPVFGASKKNARIEESKVWARWLMWKYEIPGRLRYKAFSTMEEAAKFISEYGGSLAVKPAGQAGGKGVKVIADIQAYLSRDKRQAMAKSVNEIGSYYNKEGEPKIIVEEKVDGPEYTLHALSDGSTILPLPLAQDYKNAYQDGIGPETGGMGSISGPGFLLPFINQEEYDGTFDIVRKTVSAVEKETGESYTGAIAGQMMLTGLWGPTVIEYYSRFGDPEASAIIPRIQDFGDLIERTATGHLSNAKLRVDERPSLVWAVSPLGYPLDRKLASGHKVSIDVPKIREIGCDVFFGSIALEENSLVTKGSRALELVCLGDFEESRRKLMKSLSFIESDVKLIYRNDIGSTILEQEEKAEIVRYTYTSRKKRGTLGVSADWSPNGGLW from the coding sequence ATGAAGATATTAGTAGTTGGAGACGGAGCGAGAGAGAACGCTTTAGCTAAATCTCTCTCGTCACATAAGGTCTTCGCGTTATCCTCATACATTAACCCAGGAATAAAAGAGGTAGTGGATTCAACCCAAGGAGAGTACTTCCTCGGTGAGATTACTCCTGAGGAGGTCAGGAAAATAATATCTAGAATTAACCCAGACATGGGGGTGATAGGTCCTGAGGATCCTTTGTTCAGAGGTGTTTCTGACGAATTCAGAAAGGAAGGTATTCCAGTGTTTGGGGCTAGCAAGAAGAACGCTAGGATAGAGGAATCCAAAGTCTGGGCTAGGTGGCTGATGTGGAAATACGAGATCCCAGGTAGGCTGAGGTATAAGGCATTCTCTACGATGGAGGAAGCCGCGAAGTTCATAAGCGAGTATGGAGGTTCCTTAGCTGTCAAGCCAGCAGGGCAAGCGGGAGGAAAGGGTGTAAAGGTAATAGCTGACATACAAGCTTACTTGTCGAGGGACAAAAGACAAGCTATGGCTAAGAGCGTTAACGAGATAGGTTCCTATTACAACAAAGAGGGAGAACCCAAGATCATAGTAGAGGAGAAAGTGGATGGACCCGAATACACGCTCCACGCCCTCTCAGACGGTAGCACAATTCTTCCTCTTCCTTTGGCACAGGATTACAAGAACGCATATCAGGACGGGATAGGTCCAGAAACCGGGGGTATGGGGTCGATTTCCGGTCCAGGCTTCCTCCTTCCATTCATAAATCAGGAGGAATATGACGGAACTTTTGACATAGTACGGAAGACAGTCTCGGCGGTGGAGAAGGAGACGGGAGAGAGTTATACTGGGGCTATAGCAGGGCAGATGATGCTGACCGGTCTTTGGGGTCCTACTGTTATAGAGTACTATTCACGTTTCGGAGACCCAGAAGCCTCAGCTATAATTCCGAGAATACAGGACTTTGGCGATTTGATCGAGAGAACGGCAACCGGGCATCTGAGCAATGCCAAGTTGAGGGTAGATGAAAGGCCTTCCCTTGTGTGGGCTGTATCTCCTTTAGGATATCCCTTAGACAGGAAGCTAGCCTCAGGCCACAAGGTGTCGATTGACGTACCGAAAATCAGGGAGATCGGCTGCGACGTATTTTTCGGCTCTATAGCACTTGAGGAAAACTCGCTCGTCACTAAAGGCTCAAGGGCCTTAGAGTTAGTATGTCTGGGCGACTTCGAGGAGTCTAGGAGGAAGTTGATGAAGTCATTGTCTTTCATTGAGTCAGACGTTAAGTTAATTTATCGCAATGACATAGGCTCAACGATTCTAGAACAAGAGGAGAAAGCTGAGATCGTAAGGTATACTTACACCTCGAGGAAGAAGAGGGGAACTTTAGGGGTATCCGCTGACTGGTCTCCCAACGGTGGTCTTTGGTGA
- the argH gene encoding argininosuccinate lyase, which translates to MLYRSWGSSSDEASDYTNSIHEDAEITEQVKLTMKAHVISLFLSGTVDKPVTRDLIKAINSFKEVKQGYEDVHEALEDHLIKEVGEPGGWVGLARSRNDHVATALRLKTRDLLDELLNSLLTLREALLSKAEENKEVIFPVYTHFQLAQPSTLSHYLLYIEEELSSRWRNIFSELSQLNRSPLGSGAIVGTNLKVDRQKEATMLGFDDIVYNTISATASRSDIISVVLEVANLMVSMSRIAEDMVLLSSNMIDVVQLPDSHVSTSSLMPHKRNAVTMETLRAKAGLIIGEVTSILSIYKGTPSGYDLDLQEMNLHYWNVLEEAIRAVKILKSAISGMVVKREVMDVKSLSTDEAELTSIQNKVPYRKAYFDVASRIKQGSYQSNLKPQDSIRMKAVIGSPNPDLITEEIKTKRKFLSQDREKLTSFSLKVRNGMNLMKVIEDDLLQE; encoded by the coding sequence ATGTTGTACAGATCTTGGGGGTCTTCATCAGACGAAGCCTCGGATTACACTAATTCCATACACGAGGACGCAGAAATCACAGAGCAGGTCAAACTCACGATGAAAGCTCACGTGATATCGTTGTTCCTCTCTGGAACAGTAGACAAACCCGTGACGAGAGACTTGATTAAGGCAATAAACTCCTTCAAGGAAGTGAAGCAGGGATATGAAGACGTTCATGAAGCCTTAGAAGACCACCTAATAAAGGAAGTAGGTGAGCCAGGAGGGTGGGTAGGACTAGCTAGGAGCAGGAACGACCACGTCGCCACAGCGTTGAGGCTGAAGACTAGGGATTTGTTAGACGAGCTCCTGAACTCGCTTTTAACTTTAAGGGAGGCCCTCCTGAGTAAGGCTGAGGAGAACAAAGAAGTAATTTTCCCGGTATACACGCATTTTCAGCTCGCCCAACCATCAACTCTCTCCCATTACCTCCTTTACATAGAGGAGGAATTATCATCAAGATGGAGGAACATATTTTCAGAACTTTCACAACTTAATAGATCCCCTTTGGGCTCAGGCGCAATAGTAGGAACTAATCTCAAGGTGGACAGACAGAAGGAGGCTACGATGCTCGGCTTCGACGACATAGTATATAACACAATCTCAGCCACAGCGTCTAGGTCTGACATAATTTCCGTGGTCTTAGAGGTAGCCAACTTGATGGTATCTATGAGCAGGATCGCGGAGGACATGGTTTTGCTCTCCTCCAACATGATAGACGTGGTACAGCTTCCAGATTCACATGTGAGCACCAGCTCACTCATGCCACACAAGAGGAACGCCGTGACTATGGAGACCCTTAGGGCTAAAGCAGGTCTAATCATAGGCGAAGTTACCTCCATTTTGTCTATCTATAAAGGAACTCCCTCTGGTTACGACCTAGATTTGCAGGAGATGAACTTGCATTACTGGAACGTCTTGGAGGAAGCCATTAGAGCGGTGAAGATTCTCAAGTCTGCGATTTCAGGCATGGTTGTAAAGAGGGAAGTGATGGACGTCAAGTCTCTATCCACAGATGAAGCAGAGTTAACGTCAATTCAAAACAAGGTACCATACAGGAAAGCCTACTTCGACGTAGCATCGAGGATAAAACAAGGTAGCTATCAGTCAAACTTAAAACCTCAGGACTCTATTAGAATGAAGGCAGTCATAGGTTCTCCTAATCCAGATTTAATAACAGAAGAGATAAAAACAAAGAGAAAATTTCTCTCTCAAGATCGAGAGAAGTTAACTTCCTTTTCCTTGAAGGTAAGGAACGGGATGAACTTGATGAAGGTGATAGAGGATGACTTATTGCAAGAGTGA
- the purQ gene encoding phosphoribosylformylglycinamidine synthase I, producing MTKKVAVLKFPGTTCEGDVEKALREAGGNPQVVRHDSFDPDKFDAVVLPGGFSYGDYLVAGAIAASGDSMRKVKEMAEEGKIVLGICNGFQILVWSGLLKGALLENLNRRFVSKWVYVKVVNDSTAITKGLKGKVLRLPIAHAEGRYYHKDVSEVSPVLVYSSQEGKVSDEYNPNGSLQNIASVSNEAGNVIGMMPHPERASFKNISPFGEPDGLYLLRGVVN from the coding sequence ATGACCAAGAAAGTCGCAGTTCTAAAGTTTCCTGGCACTACATGTGAGGGCGATGTAGAGAAGGCTTTGAGAGAGGCTGGAGGAAACCCTCAGGTTGTAAGGCATGATAGCTTCGATCCAGACAAGTTTGACGCAGTTGTCCTTCCGGGCGGGTTCAGCTACGGAGATTACTTGGTAGCGGGAGCAATAGCTGCAAGCGGAGATTCCATGAGGAAAGTGAAGGAGATGGCAGAAGAGGGAAAGATAGTGCTCGGTATATGCAACGGATTTCAAATATTGGTATGGAGCGGACTCCTGAAGGGAGCACTCCTGGAGAACTTAAACAGAAGGTTTGTAAGCAAGTGGGTCTACGTGAAAGTCGTTAACGATTCCACTGCAATAACTAAGGGATTGAAGGGGAAAGTCCTCAGACTTCCAATAGCACATGCAGAGGGAAGGTACTACCATAAAGACGTAAGCGAAGTGAGCCCGGTTTTAGTTTACTCCTCTCAAGAAGGAAAGGTGAGTGACGAATATAACCCGAATGGATCGTTACAGAACATAGCCTCAGTCTCTAATGAAGCGGGAAACGTGATCGGCATGATGCCACATCCAGAGAGGGCCTCATTTAAGAACATATCTCCTTTCGGAGAGCCAGACGGTCTCTATCTTCTTAGGGGTGTTGTGAATTGA
- the purF gene encoding amidophosphoribosyltransferase, protein MFLKEHCGVIGVSSPFPVPLKLTYDGLKLLQHRGEESAGISYVDSGNLKLNRGLGLVEEAIDRSLTYFSSTSSVGHVRYSTSGVPDVSEAQPLSDGRIVVAFNGTITNFFKFGKYPNDTTFILDFLSKDLKEDSSMVDAIKHFIDVADGAYSLLVMNSDGEIYAVRDPHGYRPLVVGTVGGSLIISSEDSAVKQLGGKKIKDVEPGEVLGIKDGGIFYDEVVKSKPKTICSFEFIYFSRADTTIDGNPVYLSRVRLGEILARRHGAEGDVVVPVPDSSRPIAIGFSRESKIPLEEALVRTISSKRSFIMPTQQARLDALKEKFGIVESAIRGKSIILIDDSIVRGNTMKRLISRLRDAGAKEIHVRVGSPMIKFPCYMGIDFPSVNELIARSKNEEEISKEIGADSVQFLTVDEMISAVGISTLCHACFTGRYPLEDNYNFSSLDKIFGKV, encoded by the coding sequence ATGTTCCTTAAAGAGCATTGTGGAGTAATAGGGGTAAGCTCTCCTTTTCCCGTCCCGCTGAAGCTGACTTATGACGGACTTAAGTTGCTTCAACACAGGGGAGAGGAGTCCGCAGGGATCTCTTACGTAGACTCAGGAAACCTGAAGCTCAATCGTGGTCTTGGCCTTGTAGAGGAAGCAATAGATCGTTCTCTTACGTACTTTAGCTCAACTTCATCCGTAGGTCACGTAAGGTACTCCACGTCCGGAGTTCCAGATGTAAGCGAAGCACAGCCTCTCAGTGACGGCAGAATCGTCGTTGCGTTCAATGGAACTATTACGAACTTCTTCAAGTTCGGGAAATATCCAAACGATACTACCTTCATCTTGGATTTCCTCTCCAAGGATTTAAAGGAGGATAGTTCCATGGTAGACGCAATCAAACACTTCATTGACGTTGCAGACGGAGCTTACTCTCTTCTCGTGATGAACTCTGACGGCGAAATATATGCTGTGAGGGACCCGCATGGTTACAGACCTCTCGTAGTGGGAACTGTGGGCGGTTCTTTGATAATATCATCGGAGGATTCAGCGGTCAAGCAGTTAGGGGGTAAGAAGATAAAGGACGTGGAGCCAGGGGAAGTGCTAGGTATCAAGGACGGGGGAATCTTTTACGACGAGGTGGTGAAGTCAAAGCCAAAGACTATCTGTTCTTTTGAGTTCATATATTTCTCTCGTGCAGACACTACGATTGACGGGAATCCGGTTTACCTGAGCAGGGTAAGGCTGGGAGAGATCTTAGCTAGGAGACATGGAGCTGAAGGTGACGTGGTAGTTCCGGTGCCGGACTCTTCACGTCCCATAGCCATAGGTTTCTCCAGAGAGAGCAAGATTCCTCTGGAGGAGGCACTAGTGAGGACAATCTCCTCCAAGAGGTCTTTCATAATGCCGACTCAGCAGGCTAGGTTGGACGCCCTAAAGGAGAAGTTCGGAATAGTCGAAAGCGCAATTCGTGGGAAATCCATAATTCTAATAGACGATTCTATAGTGAGGGGTAACACGATGAAGAGGCTCATATCGAGGCTGAGGGACGCCGGTGCTAAGGAGATCCACGTCAGGGTCGGTTCCCCTATGATAAAGTTCCCGTGTTACATGGGGATAGATTTCCCGAGTGTCAATGAGTTGATAGCGAGGTCGAAGAATGAAGAGGAGATCTCCAAGGAGATTGGTGCAGATTCTGTTCAGTTCTTAACTGTAGACGAAATGATATCAGCAGTGGGGATCTCCACCTTGTGTCATGCTTGCTTCACGGGGAGATATCCCCTTGAAGATAATTATAATTTTTCTTCGTTAGATAAAATTTTTGGTAAGGTGTAA
- the purM gene encoding phosphoribosylformylglycinamidine cyclo-ligase produces MVSEYKKSGVDLDSVKDIHKTIADMLSKTYRNTVIGAGHYAGVIDLDGKKIALHVDGVGTKTLLALKTGIIEPTGIDCVAMNVNDIACVGARPVALLDYLAMEKEDKTTITEVLKGIIKGSEEAHVEVVGGETAIMPSVVNGFDVSCSVMGKVERLITGSDIVPGDIVIGLPSNGIHSNGFSLVRRLIDQGKISLKDYAEEIMKPTAIYSDAVLEVLPKIHGAAHITGGAFTKLHRVTNHGIEIQMPDPPEIFKVIENSGVPHDEMYKVFNMGVGMVIFVSEEYGEDVKRELAKKNFNAIELGRVTNSHSEVRITTHKGSVLHL; encoded by the coding sequence TTGGTGAGCGAGTACAAGAAGTCTGGAGTGGATTTAGACTCAGTAAAGGACATCCATAAAACCATAGCCGACATGCTGAGCAAAACTTACAGGAATACCGTGATAGGTGCAGGACATTATGCTGGGGTCATAGACTTGGACGGAAAGAAGATAGCGCTCCACGTTGACGGAGTTGGAACTAAGACCTTGTTAGCTCTCAAGACTGGGATAATTGAACCTACTGGGATAGACTGCGTAGCGATGAACGTGAACGACATAGCCTGCGTAGGAGCTAGACCGGTCGCGTTACTAGACTACTTAGCCATGGAGAAGGAAGACAAGACCACGATAACAGAGGTTTTGAAGGGGATAATAAAGGGAAGTGAAGAGGCTCATGTGGAAGTGGTAGGGGGAGAAACGGCGATAATGCCATCCGTAGTTAACGGATTCGACGTTTCCTGCTCTGTCATGGGTAAGGTAGAAAGGCTTATAACGGGCTCAGATATAGTTCCCGGAGACATTGTGATCGGCCTGCCTAGCAACGGAATCCACTCAAACGGGTTCTCATTGGTTAGAAGGTTAATAGACCAGGGAAAGATAAGCCTCAAGGACTATGCTGAAGAGATAATGAAACCCACCGCAATATACTCTGACGCAGTCTTGGAAGTCCTCCCAAAGATTCACGGTGCAGCCCACATAACTGGTGGCGCATTCACCAAGTTGCATAGGGTAACTAATCACGGAATCGAGATCCAAATGCCAGACCCTCCGGAAATCTTTAAAGTTATAGAAAATTCTGGAGTACCTCACGATGAGATGTATAAAGTTTTCAATATGGGAGTGGGTATGGTTATATTTGTTTCAGAAGAATATGGGGAAGATGTTAAAAGGGAGCTTGCAAAGAAGAATTTTAATGCAATAGAACTCGGAAGGGTCACAAACTCACATTCCGAGGTCAGAATAACTACGCATAAGGGCAGTGTTCTCCATTTATAG
- a CDS encoding ribbon-helix-helix domain-containing protein — MRKVVSVRLKEDVVNEIDVYCKKLNKSSRTEFIKEALDFFVQKKTKGNL; from the coding sequence ATGAGAAAGGTCGTCAGTGTTAGATTAAAGGAGGACGTCGTGAATGAAATAGATGTTTACTGTAAGAAGCTGAACAAGAGTAGTAGAACTGAATTTATTAAAGAAGCATTAGACTTTTTTGTTCAAAAGAAAACTAAAGGAAACCTTTAA
- a CDS encoding amidophosphoribosyltransferase, whose amino-acid sequence MAGLIGILAFDKIWNINKFLYYGLIGVQHRGYTRSGVSLLSEGGLIRTARSSVAPEDLEFGELEGWAGIGYAGTSNYPIQSEGISLAIDGVIKDQEVFVKELEKDPVEAVKRNKPTFTFVAITKDGRIIAYRDYLGLKPLSIGGFGFDMAIVSSEMTSMNVIGGELRREIEPGEMVIIDRLNVESMKLFSPEKNYCSIEYIYQARIDSFVDEKEIYSLRLRIGEKLAEEYPIEADCVVGVPDTALPFALGYSRKSGIPMDLGFTRTGSPIRTMLASDDFTKVVGIQLKLNPIKTAFFNKRVVLIDDSMVTGTTLKNTVFNLRRLGAKEVHILIGSPKLTSKCPYGVAVPEEKELIAANLPDDEIAKVIGADSIHWLSLNGLYSAIGHRDLCVGCMTGKYPTR is encoded by the coding sequence ATGGCAGGATTAATAGGTATACTTGCATTTGATAAGATTTGGAATATAAATAAATTTTTATATTATGGATTAATAGGAGTTCAGCACAGGGGATATACGAGGTCTGGAGTATCGCTCCTAAGCGAGGGCGGTCTGATCAGGACAGCCAGATCTAGTGTAGCTCCAGAGGATCTGGAATTCGGAGAACTCGAAGGATGGGCTGGTATAGGATACGCTGGGACGTCGAATTACCCCATTCAAAGTGAGGGCATCTCTCTAGCTATAGACGGAGTGATCAAAGACCAAGAGGTATTCGTCAAGGAACTGGAAAAGGATCCGGTAGAAGCTGTGAAGAGGAACAAGCCCACATTCACTTTCGTTGCGATCACCAAGGACGGAAGGATAATAGCTTACAGGGACTACCTAGGTCTCAAGCCACTTTCAATAGGAGGTTTCGGCTTCGATATGGCTATAGTATCCTCAGAGATGACCAGTATGAACGTAATAGGAGGAGAATTGAGGAGAGAGATAGAGCCCGGTGAAATGGTGATTATAGACAGGCTAAATGTGGAAAGTATGAAGCTCTTTTCGCCAGAGAAAAACTATTGCTCAATAGAGTACATCTATCAAGCCAGAATAGACAGCTTCGTTGACGAAAAGGAGATATATTCGCTTAGATTACGCATAGGAGAGAAGCTAGCTGAGGAATATCCTATAGAAGCAGACTGTGTAGTAGGAGTCCCCGACACCGCGTTACCGTTCGCTTTAGGTTACTCAAGGAAGAGTGGAATTCCTATGGATTTGGGTTTCACCAGAACTGGAAGTCCGATAAGAACTATGTTAGCCTCGGACGATTTCACTAAGGTCGTCGGGATCCAGCTGAAACTCAATCCGATAAAAACGGCATTCTTCAACAAGAGAGTAGTCCTGATTGACGATTCCATGGTAACAGGAACTACTTTGAAGAACACAGTGTTTAACTTGAGGAGGTTAGGTGCTAAAGAGGTACATATTCTCATAGGCAGTCCGAAGCTCACGTCTAAATGTCCTTACGGTGTTGCCGTACCCGAGGAAAAAGAGCTCATAGCTGCTAACCTGCCTGACGACGAGATAGCAAAGGTAATAGGGGCAGATTCTATACATTGGCTGTCTTTAAACGGTCTGTACTCAGCCATAGGTCACCGTGACTTATGCGTGGGTTGTATGACAGGTAAGTATCCTACAAGGTGA
- a CDS encoding argininosuccinate synthase, translating into MKIVLAYSGGLDTTVAISWLKETFKAEVITVTVDVGQPDDFKKIEERSYQAGSFKHFTIDAKDEFANNYVKYSIMLNGLYEGVYPLATALARPLIANKVVEVAKKEGAEGVAHGSTSKGNDQVRFDLSVKALYPDAKIVAPARVWNMTRDDEVKYAKEKGIPIKSESSKYSIDENLWGRSIEGDVISDSSTEVPEDAFEWTKKTVEEPVTLTVGFEKGVPVAVDGEKLSLTKLIQVVNSVAGSRGFGRVDHIENRVVGFKSREVYEAPAALLLTSAHTDLEKTVLTPHELRFKRIMDSTWSDLVYQGLWYEPLREEIQHTAEEMNKWVSGEVKVKVEGSGARVIGRSSPYSPYSEKVASYNKGWYPSDEMARGFIEIWGMHSLLANKSRSE; encoded by the coding sequence ATGAAAATAGTCCTAGCATACTCGGGCGGGTTAGACACTACAGTTGCAATATCTTGGCTGAAGGAAACCTTCAAGGCTGAAGTTATAACAGTCACAGTGGACGTAGGTCAGCCCGACGATTTCAAGAAAATAGAGGAGAGGTCATATCAAGCTGGATCTTTCAAACACTTCACGATAGACGCGAAGGACGAATTCGCAAACAATTACGTGAAATATTCCATTATGCTCAACGGTCTATATGAGGGAGTTTATCCACTAGCTACTGCCTTAGCAAGGCCCTTGATAGCCAACAAGGTGGTAGAGGTAGCAAAGAAGGAAGGTGCGGAAGGAGTAGCACACGGTTCAACGTCTAAAGGAAACGATCAAGTGAGGTTCGACCTCTCCGTCAAAGCGCTGTACCCAGACGCTAAGATAGTAGCACCCGCTAGGGTGTGGAACATGACAAGGGACGACGAGGTCAAGTACGCAAAAGAGAAAGGAATCCCAATAAAAAGTGAGAGCAGCAAGTACAGTATTGACGAGAATTTATGGGGGAGGAGCATAGAGGGAGACGTGATTTCTGATTCCTCCACAGAAGTTCCAGAGGACGCGTTCGAGTGGACAAAGAAGACAGTTGAGGAACCAGTTACCTTAACTGTAGGTTTCGAAAAGGGAGTGCCAGTTGCAGTTGACGGTGAGAAGCTGAGTTTAACTAAGCTAATTCAGGTAGTAAACTCTGTGGCAGGAAGCCGTGGATTTGGTAGAGTAGACCACATAGAGAATAGGGTTGTCGGATTTAAATCGAGGGAAGTGTATGAAGCCCCTGCTGCACTGCTTCTAACGTCAGCACACACGGATCTCGAGAAGACAGTTTTGACCCCTCACGAGCTCAGGTTCAAGAGGATAATGGACTCTACGTGGTCTGATCTGGTGTATCAAGGTCTTTGGTACGAACCTCTAAGGGAGGAGATACAGCATACAGCGGAGGAAATGAACAAGTGGGTCTCCGGAGAAGTGAAAGTGAAGGTAGAAGGCTCCGGGGCCAGGGTAATAGGTAGGTCTTCTCCTTACTCTCCTTACTCTGAGAAGGTAGCGAGCTACAATAAGGGGTGGTATCCCTCAGACGAGATGGCGAGGGGCTTCATAGAGATATGGGGAATGCATTCCCTACTAGCAAACAAATCGAGGTCTGAATGA